CGCCAGTGCTTGCTCCCGGCCCCGGAATCGTATCCAAACTGTGTGTATCAGATTTTGGCGATGTGATCGGTGGGGCAGAATTACTCATCTTGACGGAAGGCTAATGCATAAAACTATGGGAATGACTCGAATCATCTCTGGCGAAGCACGCGGACGAAAGATCAAAGTTCCACCTGAGGGTACCCGTCCCACCTCTGACCGGGCACGGGAAGGCCTTTTTTCTTCCCTCCAGGTACGTTTTGGCTTTCAAGACGCTGTCGTTCTCGACTTATTTGCTGGCTCGGGTGCGCTTGGATTGGAGGCTGCGTCGCGGGGCGCTGCTGAGGTCGTCTTAGTGGAATCCAACCCGAAGACGTGCGAAGTGATTCGCCATAACTGTTCCGTGGTGGGGCATCCGAATGTACGTATTGAGGAAATGCGGGCATCGACATATCTCGCTCAAGCTCCGAAAGAACATTTCGATATGGTACTTGCCGATCCGCCTTACGATCTTGCCGATTCCGCGATCATAGAAATGCTTCACGCCCTAATCCCAGTGCTTGTCGACGGCGCGGCTGTCGTCATCGAACGCCACCGTGATTCGGCGCCCACCGAGTGGCCTGCCGGGTTTGTTCCGACCACCCAAAAGTTAAAGAAACGCACCTTTGGTATTGCCCGAATGGACATGGCGGTATTTCACCGGGACGAAGTAGACGGCGCCGTCAGTTTTAGCTAAAGGAACACCATATGGAAACTCCAGTTACTCCCACCGTTCACCGCGCTGTATGCCCAGGGTCGTTTGACCCAGTGACCATGGGCCACCTCGATATTTTTCGACGTGCGGCCGCGCAATTCGATGAAGTTGTTGTACTTGTTACCGGCAATCCCAACAAAAATTCAGGACTATTCAGTATCGATGAGCGGCTGGAGTTGGTGCGCTCTGCAACAACGGAAATCCCCAACCTTCGCGTGGATTGGTGGTCTGGCCTGCTGGTTAATTACACCACCGAACATAATATTGGTGTGATAGTCAAGGGGTTGCGCTCCGCACTTGACTATGAATACGAAATACCAATGGCACAGATGAACCGAAACCTCACCGGTGTCGACACAGTATTTTTCATGACCGACCCGAAGTACGGACATGTTTCCTCCACGTTATGCAAAGAAGTGGTGAAGTACGGCGGGGACATTCGGGACATGTTGCCTGCGGAAGTTGAGAAAGCCATTAAAGCAAAGTATGCACCTAGCTAAAAACTGATCGTGGCTTTTTAGGGCGCACTTGTTTTCTCTCGTTGGAAAGGCGGCAACCTTATCATGCTCTCCGGTTTTAGCCTCGGCGTTGTTGTGTTTGTGGTCGTGTTCATTGGTTCGTTTCTCCAACGTGTCTCTGGCATGGGGCTTGGGCTTGTCGCGGGCCCAGTTCTTAGCCTGATCCTCGGACCTGTGGAAGGCATTTTGGTAGTCAATGTTCTGGCCGTCATTAATGCTGTGTTCGCTACGATTTCCGTGAGGAATCTCATAGAATGGCAAAAATTTTGGCTAATTAGTCCAATCCTTGTATTCGGAATACTTCCAGGGGCTTGGTTGGTGCGCACGCTTGAACCAGGTTTAATGCAGGCACTAGTCGGCATGATATTGCTGTTAGCCCTGTCGTTTGTCAGTTTTGGTTCTCAGTGTTTGCCGACCGTTTCAGGAAGATGGCCTGCAGCTTTTTCCGGATTAATAGCTGGTTTTACCAGTGCATTAGCTGGCGTCGCGGGTCCCGCCATTACAGTGTATGCCCAAGCTTCAAAGTGGGAGCAACGCAGTTTTGCCGCCACCTTGCAGCCAATATTTTTTGTTTCTGGTTTGATCTCGATTGTCGCGAAGGTCGGGTTCATCGGTTTCACCCCGATCACCACTACTAGCCCTGTGGTGTGGATTGGTGGCGTGTGCGCCATGATTGTCGGCATTTTCCTCGGGGTGAAGGCGGAAGCTTCCATACCTCGTACGAAAGCCCGGACACTTGCAGTCGCACTCGCTATGGCAGGCGGCGCGACTGCCCTTGTTCGTGGAATCCTGGCACTGATCAGTTAGCAAATTCAGGTACGTATCTAAGACCTAAGCGGTTAGTCGAATGTTGCTTGTGAGTTTCTGGGTTTAAAGCAGGCTGGAGAGAAACGCTTTGGTACGCTCATGCTGCGGATAATCAATCACCTCTGCAGGGGAGCCTGATTCGACCACAACTCCGCCATCCATAAATACCACTTGGTCGCTGACTTCCCGGGCGAAGCCCATCTCGTGGGTAACAACAAGCATTGTCATCCCATCAGCAGCCAACTGCCGCATGACTCGTAGCACTTCACCTACCAGCTCGGGGTCAAGTGCGGAGGTTGGCTCGTCGAAAAGCATGAGTTTAGGTTCCATGGCTACGGCGCGGGCGATGGCGACACGTTGTTGCTGCCCGCCGGACAATTGGCTGGGGTAAGCATCGGCTTTGTGTTTTAAACCAACCTGCTCCAGCAACTTCAACGCCTGTTGCCTCGCTTGTTCAGCTGGTACCCCTTTAACGTGAATGGGTGCCTCAATGACATTTTCAAGAGCGGTACGGTGTGGAAACAGATTGAAATTCTGGAATACCATGCCGATGCCAGAGCGCTGGCGCGCAGCTTCCTTTTCGGAAATCTCGTATAGGGTACCGTTTTTCTCCTTATAGCCGATTAACTCACCATCGACATAAAGCCTGCCGGCAGTGATCTTTTCTAGGTGATTTACACACCGTAAAAAGGTAGATTTTCCGGAGCCGGATGGTCCGATCAGACAGGTGACGGTGCCTTTAGGTACTTGCAGGTCAATCCCGTTAAGTACATCTAACCCGGAGAAAGATTTGCATACCTGCTGCGCGTCGATCATTAATGTTTCGGTTTCAGTCACGGTTGTAGCTTTCCTGATTAATCGTTCGGGTGGCGGGCTGGGGGTTCCGGAACCACATTAACGTTACGGGGCAGAGTACCTTCAGCATCAGCGAGTGCAGCGAGTTGGCGTTGCGTCAATTCCCGAGTAGCACCTTTTTCAAAATGCTTCTCCAGATAGTACTGGCCAACCATGAGCACTGAAGTTATGGCAAGATACCACGTAGCGGCTACAAGCAGCATGGGGACCGGTTCGAAAAGGCTATTGGCAATATCCATGGAACGGCCAAAAAGCTCACCGGCATAGGGGATCGCCACAACAAGGGATGTGGTTTTGAGTAGAGAAATAAATTCATTACCAGTAGGTGGAATGATAATACGCATAGCCTGAGGCAAAACGGTGCGCCGGATAGTCATCCACCAGCTCATGCCCAAGGCCTTGGACGCTTCAGTTTGCCCTTCTGGTACGGCCTGAATACCGGCGCGCACAATCTCTGCCATGTAGGCGGCTTCGTTTAAACCTAAGCCGATTACTGCAAGGAAGAACGCGTTTTTGAGAATTTCGCGCAGGTCGAGTTCGGTGAAACCCACATCGATTGTTTTGAAAACAACCCCCGCTAAACCCCAGAAAACCAATTGCACATAGACTGGGGTGCCACGGAAGATCCACAGGTATAACCATGCTAACCCGCGCAGCACCGGGTTAGGCGACATCCGCAACACAGCTAAGGTGCTGCCTAGAATGACACCTATCAACATAGCGAGAACCGTGATCGCTAGGGTGTGCATCGCAGCTTCAGCAATGCGGGTGTCAAGCAAATACCGGCGGTAGGTGGACCAACCGAAAGCCTCGTTTTGGGTGGCTGAATAGACAAACCACAGTGCTAATAAGGCAAGAATGATTGCGGCAACCCAACGGCTTGGGTGCGGCAATGACTTTGCCTGAATCGGTGTAGGCGTAGTGGTCATATAAGCACAATCCTTAAAGAATAACTAGATATGAAGATTAAACTCGCTTAGCTTGAACCGAAGCTAAGCGAGTAACACGTGTGAAATGAACGTGATTATTTCACAGGTTCACCATTAATCAACGCTTCGGACACATGTCCATCGGTGAGGCCCCATTGATTCATAATCGTGGCGTAATCGCCAGTATCAATCAGATGTTGAAGCGCAGCAGCCAACGCTGGAGCCAATTCAGAACCCTTCTTTACCGGCCATCCGTAATGGGCAGCATCAAAAATATCACCCGTTAAAGCGATGCGGCCATTGGAACGCTCAACAGCCCAGGCGGTGATAGGGGAATCAGCCGAAAAAGCGTCTGCCTTACCAAGGATTGCAGCATTTGCCGCCAAATCGGAAGTTTCAAACGCGATTTTATTAATTGGCTTCTTGCCGTCTTTTTCGCATTGCTCGGAACGGCGAGTGACATCTTCAGTATCGGAAACGGTAGTGCGTTGAACCGCGACGGTCAGGCCACAGGCATCGTCAGGATTGACTGGGTTATCTGGGGCAGAAGCCCATTGGATACCAGCATTAAAATAATTGACAAAATCATAGTTTTTGCGGCGTTCTTCATTATCAGTAAAGCCCGAAGCGCCGAAATCAACCGTGCCGCCAGATACTGCGGGCAGGATTAACGAGAAATCCTGATCGGATACGACAAGCTCTAAGCCCATGACAGAAGCTACCGCATGTGCCAGATCAATATCGAAACCGATGATATTGCCGCTTGGGTCTTTAAACTCCGCAGGCGCAAATGGGGGATTGGTACCGATAACGATTTTTCCATCCGCTGCAATATCTGCTGGAACCATAGCCGCAATTTCATCAACTTTGGCTGGTTTGATCTCTTGCCAACCTTCCGGAAGTCCGCCTTCTGCTGCTGGCAATCCGGCGGAATCAGTCGCTTCTGCACGAGCGGAACCGGAAGATGATGTGGAGGCACCTTCGGTGTTCGTAACACAACCAGTAACCAGAGCGGCAGATACACACAAAGTGGCTGCGAGTATGCGGGAGGAAGAGCGATGCAAGATACCTAAAGTCATGCGCATAACCGTATCATATTCAGGGGTATTCTGCCTAGAATGACCTCGGTCATTGCGCTGTGATTGCTGTCATTTTTCACCGAACTATGCAGATAAAGGCTAGTAATTGTGCACAACCTCGGATCGTATCCGCATCTTCAATGCCGAAGATCTTCGTATTTTAGCTATTTATAATATGCGTGTTGCTGAGGATGACACTGAATCCGGCAGCTTTGTTCCGGGCAGCTGATTAAGGTTATGCGGCTTCCATGAAGCCGCGTCGAAAAGTAAAAACCTGCATGACCACGACTTGTGATCATGCAGGAAAATCCTAGTGATTTAGTTGGTGCTTGCAACCGTGCCAGTCTTATCCGTAAATCTTTCCAAAACCATGATGCCACCAGCAATGATGCCGCCGAGTGCCATCATACCAAACAGCCATCCGATGTCATTGCTTGGAGGTAAGAGGCCAGTTGAGTCGTCTTGCCACGGCCAGAGAGCACGAAGCGACCCGAGCATGAACCCAGCCATCGTCATCATGGTCAGAGTGTGGTAATTGGTAATGAGGAATTTCAGCGTTTTAATAAATAGAGCCAAGCCTGTCATAGCGCCCAGAACAAATACTGCTATAACGACCATATTGCGTTCCGATACTGCGCCGATTACTGGTTGGTAAAGCCCCATGGACAGCAGAATAAACGAACCGGAAATTCCTGGTAATACCAAAGCACACACGGCGATGGCTGCGGCACCAAAAATAATAATGAGAGGCGGATTGGGCTTTTCCGCAGAGGTAATGCCTGTAAGGAAGAAAATCGCTACAGCTGCAATGAGGAACAACGCCATAGCAGCAAAACGGTTTTTAGCAAAATCCTGCTTATCGATCATCTTGATGGGAACGATCAGCGAAACCGCGACCATGCCCAGGAATAATGCACGAGAGGTTTGCGGACTGAATTCAACAAACCGATGCATCACGCCACTTAATGCCAACACGGTGCCGACCATGCCAGCACCGATGGAAGCTAAAAATACCCACTCCACTTTCGCTGCTGCCTGTTTGAAATTTTGCCGGTCAAAAACAGCGGTGCGCACTGCGTGCAGCAAGGCATCACCGTTGCGGATTGCGCGCTCATAAATGCCCGTCACCAGCGCCACCGTGCCACCGGAGACACCAGGGACCATCTCCGCCAGGCCAATCAGGCAACCAACAATAACATTGACAACGTGACTTAGCGGCGAATTTTTTGCCAACTTCTGCGTGTCTGACATTAAACAAGCACCTTACGGTCGAGGGAATTTTTTCTAGTAGCGTACGGATAAAAATAAAACTGCCTTTCACCCGTGCAGTTAGGCAAAAGACAGTTTATAGTGTGCCCCAGGTGAGACTCGAACTCACACTGGACGGGTTTTGAATCCGTTGCCTCTGCCAATTGGGCTACTGGGGCGCAAAGAAGATATTAGCCTAATGGGGAAGTAATGGTGAAATTAGCGTCATTATGTGGGCTTTTAATGGCGGATATGGCTTTTGCGGCCGCCGCTAACTACCCGTTAATTGTTTTGGCCTATGTGGATTGTCAATGAAAGATTGTCGATGCATTCCGCTATTCGGGTGGGGCTTTTCGCTAGACTGTTGGACTGTGACTGATGCACATAACCGACTCATGCTTATCGACGGACATTCCATGGCGTTTCGCGCTTTTTACGCGTTACCAGCTGAAAACTTCGCCACCTCAGGTGGGCAGGCTACCAACGCTGTCTACGGATTCCTTTCGATGTTGTCGAATTTGCTTAACGACGAAAAACCCAGTCATGTCGCGGTGGCGTTTGACATCGGCCGAAAAACTTTCCGCTCCGAATTGTTCCCGGAGTATAAGGCGCAGCGAGAAGAGACACCCGAGGCGTTTCGCGGACAGGTGCCGCTGTTGAAAGAAGTGCTCGCTTCGCTCGGTATTGTCACATTGGATAAAGAAAATTACGAGGCGGACGATATTATCGCCACCTTAGCCACCGCCGCGAAACCCTTGGGCTATGAAACTCTCATCGTTACCGGCGATCGAGATTCTTTCCAGTTGGTCAACGACACGACGACGGTGTTGTATCCAATGAAAGGGGTTTCGGTTTTGCACAGGTTCACTCCGGAAGCCATCCAAGAGAAATACGGATTGCAGCCAAACCAATACCCGGATTTCGCCGCGTTGCGGGGTGACCCATCCGATAACCTGCCGTCGGTGCCTAAAGTGGGCGAGAAAACCGCGACGAAATGGATTGTCCAGTATGGATCTTTGGAGAATCTTCTCAGTAGTGCAGACGAAATCAAAGGTGTTGTTGGTAGCAACTTGCGTGAGTGTATTGAACAGGTGCGGATGAACCGAACCTTGACTGAAATGGTCAAGGACTTGGAACTTCCTTATTCACCAGATCAATTGGAGTTGCGCCCGGCAAATGTCACTGAGGTTGCAGCTAAATTCGACGAATTAGAATTTGGTGTTAATCTTCGAGAACGAGTTCTTGAAGCAGTTCACGCAGACGGTGCCGTTGCTGCCCAAACGGTAGAAAACGCTGTATCTTCCACCATTGATTTGGTTCCGGTGGACAAGTGGTTAGCAGCTAGGAAAAAAGCTGCAGGCATCAAGACTTGGGATGCTACAGCACCTGGGATGGCGGTGTTTATTGAAGGTTCGGGTACGCCAGCTACGGGTGATGCGGAAGGTTTTGCGATCGTCGATCAGGATTTCCACGCAGTTGCTGGATCATTTGCGGAATTGACACCAGGTGAAGAAAAAGCTCTGGTGGAATACCTCGAATCGCAGGCACCGAAGTTTTTTCACGGAGCTAAAGCTCATTTCCATATGGTTGCTGGCCGGGGAATTGCTCTTAATGGGATCGCCCATGACACAGCAATCGCAGCGTATTTGCTTCGACCGGGGCAACGTACCTATGAATTAAAAGATGTTTATCAACGCCACCTCAAACGTCAGCTTGAGGTGGCGGAATCAGGTCAACTTTCTCTCCTGGATATTCCGGGCTCGGAGCACCTTGTTGATGCCGCTGTCGCAATTATGGAATTAGTACCCACCTTGGTTTCCGAACTGCAAGACATTGCCAGCTTGGAACTGTATCTTGACCTGGAACTGCCATTGATCTCGTCGTTGGCTGCAATGGAAGAAGCTGGCATCGCCATTGATGTGGCAACCTTGGAAGACCAACTGGAAACCTTCCAGCAGCAGGTAATTGAGGAAGAAGAAGCTGCCCGCGCGATCGCCGGAGACCCCGCGTTAAAACTCACCTCGCCGAAACAATTACAGGTGGTGTTGTTTGACACCCTCGGCCTGCCAAAAACAAAGAAAACTAAAACTGGGTATTCGACAGCGGCCAAGGAAATTGAGGCGTTGGCGGTCAACCATCCGCATCCGTTTTTGGATCACCTGTTGGCGCATCGCGAATACCAAAAAATGAAGACCACCCTTGAGGGGTTAATCAAAGCGGTGGGCAGTGACGGGCGGATTCACACTACTTTCAATCAGACGGTAACCTCCACTGGCCGGTTGTCTTCAACAGACCCGAACTTACAGAACATCCCAGTGCGTACTCCGGCTGGTCGGAAGATTCGTTCCGCCTTTGTGGTGGGGGAAGGCTATGACAAGCTGCTTACAGCCGACTATTCGCAGATTGAAATGCGGGTGATGGCGCATCTATCCGCCGACCCAGGTTTGGTTGAGGCCTACCAAAAAGGTGAGGACCTGCACAATTACGTGGGCTCCAAGGTTTTTGAAGTGCCAGTCGATGAAGTTACCCCGGAGCTGCGTCGACGTGTTAAAGCGATGTCTTATGGTTTGGTGTACGGACTTTCTGCTTTTGGGTTATCGCAACAACTAGGTATTTCGCCAAGTGAAGCGAAAAACATTATGACTGCGTATTTCGAACGATTCGGTGGTGTGAAACGCTACCTAGACGAGGTTGTGGAAAAAGCAAGGAAAGACGGGTACACGGCAACGCTGTTTGGTAGGCGGCGCTATCTGCCTGAGCTAAATTCCGACAACCGGGTCGCCCGGGAAAATGCTGAGCGTGCAGCGCTAAATGCGCCGATTCAAGGAACCGCCGCCGACATTATCAAAGTAGCCATGTTGCGGGTGGACCGTGAGTTGAAGAAGATCGGCGCCAAGTCGCGGGTTTTGCTTCAGGTACACGATGAATTGGTTTTAGAAGTTGCCGAAGGAGAATTAGACCACGTGCGCGAGATTTTAGAGACCGAAATGGATTCTGCGATCTCTCTATCTGTTCCGCTAGAGGTATCCGCAGGGGTAGGAGATAACTGGGACGAAGCTGCCCACTAGAAGTTGGGGTTACAGGTGGCGTCGAAAAGCAACTATTTTCCGCTTTTCGACGCCGCCACTAAGATCTGGACGGTGAAGATCAGAGCCAACGACACGTAGACACGTAATTCCGATGTAATGTCCATGACCGTGCAAGCACATATCAGAGGTTTCAATGGCGTCTTTTACCCGAAGCAAGGTATCCACGGAATCGACAACTGCTAACTTCACAGATGCCGAGTTCGCGAAAATATGGCCGAAGCCATTGGAAGAACGTAAAACTACACCATCTTCTGCGCTTGTCGATATTAGATCCGGCGATGACCCGCAGAATAAAACAGCGATCCGAGTGATTATCAAATTATCTGATAATCCAGATTGTCAGTACGATATAGACTCACCTGCCGCATTGTCACAGTGGAATGACCATGCCGAAATTAGCACCCGACGGCTGTCGGTTGCCCACGTGGCTGGCCGCCATGAGGGGGCTAAACCAACGTTATTATGGCGGCGTAATGGCTGGATGGAGAAAGATTGTTTTGGTCTCAATGACTACCCAATCATGTCTGCTGAGATTCCAGTACTTACGGAAGTTTCTATAGCAATGCTGGCTTTCCTGGCAATTGGTACTCCACATAACCAGGTATCTAGTGCTCAGGTCACCGTACTGAAGGCAGTAAGAGCGCAGAGGCTACCATTATCACAGGTACGTGTCGCAACTTCGTTTTTGTTGAGATTTCCCCATTGGAAACCTGATACGGCAGTTCGAATTTTCCGTAAGAATCCCAGTGCACTCCCACATCTGTGGCCGATGTTGACAGAATGTTTGAATTACGCGGCAACAACCGTGGTTGCTGAAGGTTCGCTACCAGGATGGCTATCTGAAGTAATGTCGGTTATCTACGACAGCCAGCATATTTTGGTGGAAGCTACCAGACGAGGTTACATCGCAGCATCGGAGTGGAAAAGTTTGAAAACCATCGTAACCGTAAATCAGGATACGACCGCAGTCATTCAAGCCCAGGAGATGCTTTCCGCTTTCTGATGATTGCTTGGACGTCCTGGGGTTTGTCTTGAGGCGGTTGGATTTCCCAATTGCCATAAGAAAAACGCCCCGCGTTCTAATGCGAGGCGATCGAGTGCGTAGGACCTTATTTCGCTGGGATTTCTACGCTTGGTAGGTCTGCGTGGGTGTCGGCGTCGTCTAGCTCAACATCCCAATGCAGGCGGCCATTATCGTCATCTAGGTCGATGGAATCAATATAGGCGTTATTGTGATCAGAAAGCGCCTGTGCAGCGGCTTCCTTTGCCGTGACTGTTGCCTCAGCGGCCATGCGGACATCTTCAGCAAGATCGTCGCCATCGTCATCCATGTTGTCTTTGACATTGCCATCTTGGTCAACATGGATGCTCTTGAACGCGCCGTCGATGATCATATCCACCTCGGTGTGGTGGTCATCATCGGAGCGGTCAGCGTTGATGACCACCGCGTTGGGGTTCTTTTCCAGTGCGATGTCGATCGCGTTGAGAACCTGGTCATCGGATGTAGCTGCGGTCATTTTGTCATCGGCTTTGTTCATAGCGCTGGCACCCGCGTCTTTAGCCTTATCCACAGCAGACGCTCCTGCATCTTGAGCAGATGATACGCCGGAACCAACTTTTTCTGCTGCAGACGAGGCTGCCGCTGGTGCGTCGGCGCGCTGGGAGTCGGTGCATGCTGCAAGGGCTGGAAGCGCAAGGGCGGCAACTGCGGTGCCTACAAGAATGCGGTTACGGAAAGGTGAAGTCATATCAACTGCCTAACTTAGATTGCGTGACATTCATAGAAGAATGTGTCACTAGATTCGAACAAAGAACATCTTACCGACGTTTTTTGGAACCAGCCATAGCTGTTTAGTAGGCTGATATTTCTGTGTTTTTGCTGGGGGAGCAGTTGCTTTAGCTAAAATAACGTGCATTACTCCTGTTAGATCGCATTTGTGATATGTGTACAGCAAAGCCCAGTTCAGGAATCTGCTACTGATGTGACACAATTTAATTCATGTATTGCTTTAGCTTTTCTAAGTTCCGTCTCGCATGCTGTCGTCGTAAATTGCTGTTGTGCGAGACAGTTTCGGCTGTAAGCGGTAAGGCTTTTCAAGGAGATGGTCTTGTGTCAGTATTCCCAACTGTGATTGGGTGAAGTTTTAGGGCAGCGCTGTACCACATGGAAGGAAACAGCTGCTTGGTTGCAGGCTCGAGTTTATAACGTATGTGCAACAGTTTCACATGTTTTTCTTCGCAAGTTACTTAATTAAGGCTAAGTTTCGTGATTCGTGGGTTTTGGTGGGTTAGTATGTGAAATCGCGTGTTTTGATTGCACATTTTAGTTTGTAGAGAAAGGTCAACAATGAGCTTTATTAAGAAGATCAAGAAAGTTCTAAAGCTTACTGATAACGAATACGGTGAGCAGATTACAGACAGTGCTTTGGATGGGGCTACCAGTGTTGCAGAATCCGTCGCTGGTGAAGAGCATGCAGACAAGATCCAATCCGGCCGTGAATTTATTGACGGTAAAATTGGCCAGAAAGATGCGCAGTAACCCCACAGCTCGACTTATGTAAGGTGACACTGATGGAACAGTTTTCTTGTTCTGGTGTCACCTTTTTTGCGTGGCGTACTCGACTTGCGCCAGCGGGATGCTGCATTACACAACAGACAGCCGGCGCGATGCTAGAAAAACGAGCGGACGGGCCACAACTGTCGATTTGGTGATCTGCGAATAATTAGTGTGTATAGTGCGCATCGCTAACGCCGAAAGCTACTTTGCTTTTCGACGCTCAATCCCGTTTAGACTGTGGTGACCAAGTTACGCGG
The nucleotide sequence above comes from Corynebacterium mustelae. Encoded proteins:
- a CDS encoding DUF368 domain-containing protein produces the protein MSDTQKLAKNSPLSHVVNVIVGCLIGLAEMVPGVSGGTVALVTGIYERAIRNGDALLHAVRTAVFDRQNFKQAAAKVEWVFLASIGAGMVGTVLALSGVMHRFVEFSPQTSRALFLGMVAVSLIVPIKMIDKQDFAKNRFAAMALFLIAAVAIFFLTGITSAEKPNPPLIIIFGAAAIAVCALVLPGISGSFILLSMGLYQPVIGAVSERNMVVIAVFVLGAMTGLALFIKTLKFLITNYHTLTMMTMAGFMLGSLRALWPWQDDSTGLLPPSNDIGWLFGMMALGGIIAGGIMVLERFTDKTGTVASTN
- the polA gene encoding DNA polymerase I — encoded protein: MTDAHNRLMLIDGHSMAFRAFYALPAENFATSGGQATNAVYGFLSMLSNLLNDEKPSHVAVAFDIGRKTFRSELFPEYKAQREETPEAFRGQVPLLKEVLASLGIVTLDKENYEADDIIATLATAAKPLGYETLIVTGDRDSFQLVNDTTTVLYPMKGVSVLHRFTPEAIQEKYGLQPNQYPDFAALRGDPSDNLPSVPKVGEKTATKWIVQYGSLENLLSSADEIKGVVGSNLRECIEQVRMNRTLTEMVKDLELPYSPDQLELRPANVTEVAAKFDELEFGVNLRERVLEAVHADGAVAAQTVENAVSSTIDLVPVDKWLAARKKAAGIKTWDATAPGMAVFIEGSGTPATGDAEGFAIVDQDFHAVAGSFAELTPGEEKALVEYLESQAPKFFHGAKAHFHMVAGRGIALNGIAHDTAIAAYLLRPGQRTYELKDVYQRHLKRQLEVAESGQLSLLDIPGSEHLVDAAVAIMELVPTLVSELQDIASLELYLDLELPLISSLAAMEEAGIAIDVATLEDQLETFQQQVIEEEEAARAIAGDPALKLTSPKQLQVVLFDTLGLPKTKKTKTGYSTAAKEIEALAVNHPHPFLDHLLAHREYQKMKTTLEGLIKAVGSDGRIHTTFNQTVTSTGRLSSTDPNLQNIPVRTPAGRKIRSAFVVGEGYDKLLTADYSQIEMRVMAHLSADPGLVEAYQKGEDLHNYVGSKVFEVPVDEVTPELRRRVKAMSYGLVYGLSAFGLSQQLGISPSEAKNIMTAYFERFGGVKRYLDEVVEKARKDGYTATLFGRRRYLPELNSDNRVARENAERAALNAPIQGTAADIIKVAMLRVDRELKKIGAKSRVLLQVHDELVLEVAEGELDHVREILETEMDSAISLSVPLEVSAGVGDNWDEAAH
- a CDS encoding sulfite exporter TauE/SafE family protein, with translation MLSGFSLGVVVFVVVFIGSFLQRVSGMGLGLVAGPVLSLILGPVEGILVVNVLAVINAVFATISVRNLIEWQKFWLISPILVFGILPGAWLVRTLEPGLMQALVGMILLLALSFVSFGSQCLPTVSGRWPAAFSGLIAGFTSALAGVAGPAITVYAQASKWEQRSFAATLQPIFFVSGLISIVAKVGFIGFTPITTTSPVVWIGGVCAMIVGIFLGVKAEASIPRTKARTLAVALAMAGGATALVRGILALIS
- the rsmD gene encoding 16S rRNA (guanine(966)-N(2))-methyltransferase RsmD yields the protein MTRIISGEARGRKIKVPPEGTRPTSDRAREGLFSSLQVRFGFQDAVVLDLFAGSGALGLEAASRGAAEVVLVESNPKTCEVIRHNCSVVGHPNVRIEEMRASTYLAQAPKEHFDMVLADPPYDLADSAIIEMLHALIPVLVDGAAVVIERHRDSAPTEWPAGFVPTTQKLKKRTFGIARMDMAVFHRDEVDGAVSFS
- a CDS encoding amino acid ABC transporter permease — encoded protein: MTTTPTPIQAKSLPHPSRWVAAIILALLALWFVYSATQNEAFGWSTYRRYLLDTRIAEAAMHTLAITVLAMLIGVILGSTLAVLRMSPNPVLRGLAWLYLWIFRGTPVYVQLVFWGLAGVVFKTIDVGFTELDLREILKNAFFLAVIGLGLNEAAYMAEIVRAGIQAVPEGQTEASKALGMSWWMTIRRTVLPQAMRIIIPPTGNEFISLLKTTSLVVAIPYAGELFGRSMDIANSLFEPVPMLLVAATWYLAITSVLMVGQYYLEKHFEKGATRELTQRQLAALADAEGTLPRNVNVVPEPPARHPND
- a CDS encoding ABC transporter substrate-binding protein, with product MTLGILHRSSSRILAATLCVSAALVTGCVTNTEGASTSSSGSARAEATDSAGLPAAEGGLPEGWQEIKPAKVDEIAAMVPADIAADGKIVIGTNPPFAPAEFKDPSGNIIGFDIDLAHAVASVMGLELVVSDQDFSLILPAVSGGTVDFGASGFTDNEERRKNYDFVNYFNAGIQWASAPDNPVNPDDACGLTVAVQRTTVSDTEDVTRRSEQCEKDGKKPINKIAFETSDLAANAAILGKADAFSADSPITAWAVERSNGRIALTGDIFDAAHYGWPVKKGSELAPALAAALQHLIDTGDYATIMNQWGLTDGHVSEALINGEPVK
- a CDS encoding Rv0909 family putative TA system antitoxin; this translates as MSFIKKIKKVLKLTDNEYGEQITDSALDGATSVAESVAGEEHADKIQSGREFIDGKIGQKDAQ
- a CDS encoding amino acid ABC transporter ATP-binding protein, with translation MIDAQQVCKSFSGLDVLNGIDLQVPKGTVTCLIGPSGSGKSTFLRCVNHLEKITAGRLYVDGELIGYKEKNGTLYEISEKEAARQRSGIGMVFQNFNLFPHRTALENVIEAPIHVKGVPAEQARQQALKLLEQVGLKHKADAYPSQLSGGQQQRVAIARAVAMEPKLMLFDEPTSALDPELVGEVLRVMRQLAADGMTMLVVTHEMGFAREVSDQVVFMDGGVVVESGSPAEVIDYPQHERTKAFLSSLL
- the coaD gene encoding pantetheine-phosphate adenylyltransferase, yielding METPVTPTVHRAVCPGSFDPVTMGHLDIFRRAAAQFDEVVVLVTGNPNKNSGLFSIDERLELVRSATTEIPNLRVDWWSGLLVNYTTEHNIGVIVKGLRSALDYEYEIPMAQMNRNLTGVDTVFFMTDPKYGHVSSTLCKEVVKYGGDIRDMLPAEVEKAIKAKYAPS
- a CDS encoding PepSY domain-containing protein — encoded protein: MTSPFRNRILVGTAVAALALPALAACTDSQRADAPAAASSAAEKVGSGVSSAQDAGASAVDKAKDAGASAMNKADDKMTAATSDDQVLNAIDIALEKNPNAVVINADRSDDDHHTEVDMIIDGAFKSIHVDQDGNVKDNMDDDGDDLAEDVRMAAEATVTAKEAAAQALSDHNNAYIDSIDLDDDNGRLHWDVELDDADTHADLPSVEIPAK